In Plasmodium gaboni strain SY75 chromosome 8, whole genome shotgun sequence, one DNA window encodes the following:
- a CDS encoding putative RNA helicase — MTNMNYNNSNMNSGYNKNEEGSLYVRNSYASNTNDNMSNTYNKGSVVAEDGSTNNFVYNQVRNNKREMNHMAANNSNGSRNFSVEHVNANNENVGLNDTTNNNSNNSNNNNNNNNNNNNNNSSSSSAGVVRNVDNNRSYMNYVDKNNNADNMKNNFGNNKYYDNQGNNENNMMHDQMKGSLNVGGMNSFNNNHNVNNLNNMQMENNRLMFDNNNNKRNNNYMNNNNNNNNNNGRMEKPRYKPPMLRNQGNFHNNRNNFNRMNFNKGGGNNNFNNNNNNNNSFPRNYTIPQTAWATRDNRRYYPEKEEEIYSNVKSEKGVNFDLYNSIPVEISGFNSENVAAIETFDDPSLNLNELLLSNIKKVNYDKTTPIQKYSLNIIMNRNDLIGVAQTGSGKTAGYLLPIINHMLINDPPKHTYYEQNNKTSNYYFNRVCLPICLILAPTRELAVQIFYDAKKFCFETGIKPVVLYGGNNIKTQLSNLDKGADIIVATPGRLNDILEKGKIKLFLTTFLVLDEADRMLDMGFSPQIRSIVNDYDMPGNDNDVHTSENKVEYKKYCNDIIKRQTIMFSATFRKEIQVLAKEYLCKYTFLLVGKVGSTNEYIKQNLVFVEEENKCNYLLNLLAENNSGLTILFIETKRKADIIERFLNNQKLNAVCIHGDKSQDERERALKLFKRGIKNILVATDVAARGLDISNIKHVINFDLPSNIDDYIHRIGRTGRAGNIGIATSFVNEDNKNIFKDLLATLEECNQQIPRWFLNLVMKHTASARANRNYKYKFMKNKNNFNNRFNNNNMDNRNFHMNNNMHMNNNNNNNNNPFNNNKGPFNNYNQQHHHPFNNKNNNAFNNNNPGALAFANNPFNNNNMYPNNNNNNFPYNNNNNNPFNNNKYNNNFKKFDDQKFQRNNFQNVDDNNNEAW, encoded by the coding sequence ATGACAAACatgaattataataatagcAATATGAACAGCGGatataataagaatgaAGAAGGAAGCTTATATGTAAGAAATAGCTACGCATCAAAtacaaatgataatatgtCTAATACCTATAATAAGGGTAGTGTTGTTGCAGAGGATGGATCTACTAAcaattttgtatataaccaagtaagaaataataaaagagAAATGAACCATATGGCAGCAAATAACAGTAATGGAAGTAGGAATTTTAGTGTTGAACATGTGAATGCTAATAATGAGAATGTAGGATTAAACGATACCactaataataatagtaataatagtaataataataataataataacaacaataataataataataatagtagtagtagtagtGCTGGTGTTGTTAGGAATGTTGATAATAATAGATCGTACATGAATTATgttgataaaaataataatgcagacaatatgaagaataattttggtaataataaatattatgataatcaaggaaataatgaaaataatatgatgCATGATCAAATGAAAGGAAGTTTAAATGTTGGTGGTATgaattcttttaataataatcataatgtaaataatttaaataatatgcAAATGGAAAATAATAGATTAATGTTcgataataataataataaaagaaataataattatatgaacaacaacaataataataataataataatggaAGAATGGAAAAGCCCAGATATAAACCTCCTATGTTAAGAAATCAAGGTAATTTTCACAACaatagaaataattttaatagAATGAATTTTAATAAAGGTGGAGGAAATAACAACTTCaataacaacaataataataataattcgTTTCCAAGAAATTATACTATTCCTCAAACTGCATGGGCCACAAGAGACAATAGAAGATATTACCCtgaaaaagaagaagaaatatattcaaatgTAAAAAGTGAAAAGGGTGTTAattttgatttatataattctatACCTGTAGAAATTAGTGGATTTAATAGTGAGAATGTTGCAGCCATAGAAACATTTGATGATCCATCATTAAATTTgaatgaattattattatcaaatattAAGAAAGTAAATTATGATAAGACAACACctatacaaaaatatagtttaaatattattatgaatagAAATGATTTGATAGGTGTAGCCCAAACAGGTAGTGGAAAAACAGCTGGGTATTTATTACcaataataaatcatatgCTAATTAATGATCCACCAAAACATACATAttatgaacaaaataataaaacatcaaattattattttaatcGTGTATGTTTACCCATTTGTTTAATATTAGCTCCCACTAGAGAATTAGCTgtacaaatattttatgatgCTAAAAAGTTTTGTTTTGAAACAGGTATAAAACCAGTAGTATTATATGGaggaaataatataaaaacacAATTATCTAATTTAGATAAAGGAGCAGATATAATAGTTGCAACACCTGGAAgattaaatgatatattagaaaaagggaaaattaaattattcCTTACCACATTTTTAGTATTAGATGAAGCTGATCGTATGCTAGATATGGGTTTTTCACCACAAATAAGAAGTATTGTAAATGATTATGATATGCCAGGAAATGATAATGATGTACATACTAGTGAAAATAAAGtagaatataaaaaatattgtaatgatattataaagaGACAAACTATTATGTTTAGTGCAACATTTAGAAAAGAAATACAAGTGTTAGcaaaagaatatttatGTAAGTATACATTTTTACTTGTAGGTAAGGTTGGTAGTacaaatgaatatattaaacaaaaTTTGGTATTTGtagaagaagaaaataaatgtaattatttattgaaTCTATTAGCAGAAAATAATAGTGGATTAactattttatttattgaaacaaaaagaaaagcAGATATTATTGAAAGATTTTTAAATAACCAGAAATTAAATGCTGTATGTATACATGGAGATAAAAGTCAAGATGAAAGAGAACGAGCACTAAAACTATTTAAAAGAGgtatcaaaaatattttagTTGCAACTGATGTAGCAGCAAGAGGTTTAgatatatcaaatattaAACATGTTATCAATTTCGATTTACCAAGTAATATAGATGATTATATTCATAGAATTGGAAGAACTGGAAGAGCTGGAAATATTGGTATAGCAACATCATTTGTAAATGAAgacaataaaaatatatttaaggATCTATTAGCAACATTAGAAGAATGTAATCAACAAATACCTCGTTGGTTTTTAAATCTAGTTATGAAACATACAGCAAGTGCAAGAGCTAAtagaaattataaatataagtttatgaaaaataaaaataattttaacaacagatttaataataataatatggataatagaaattttcatatgaacaataatatgcacatgaataataataataataataataacaatccatttaataataataagggaccatttaataattataacCAACAACATCATCATccttttaataataaaaataataatgcttttaataataataaccCAGGTGCATTAGCATTTGCTAACAATCcatttaataataacaatatgtaccccaataataataataataatttcccatataataataataataataaccCATTCAATAATAACAAGTATAATAACAACTTCAAAAAATTTGATGATCAAAAGTTCCAAAGAAATAATTTCCAAAATGtagatgataataataatgaagCATGGTAA
- a CDS encoding hypothetical protein (conserved Plasmodium protein, unknown function), which yields MKDIIYDWYNTLCCYKTIHKINNFVKANREILNSQEKEIVYENKYVSHTIAILVALGIQTVFHNMKRLNIFRFRPYLPISFGILTSSSFLYVHNLYMSRKTINKLIHLYLMSTNEKGLCNKIDQIYKTEEPSDYSYLTRNIS from the exons ATGAAGGATATAATTTATGATTGGTATAATACATTATGTTGTTATAAGACCatacataaaattaataatttcgTAAAAGCCAA tAGAGAGATATTAAATTCTCAGGAAAAAGAAATTGTGTATGAAAATAAGTATGTATCTCATACGATAGCTATTCTAGTTGCTCTTG GAATTCAAACAGTTTTTCATAATATGAAGAGACTGAACATTTTTCGTTTTAG aCCATATCTTCCAATATCTTTTGGAATACTAA catcttcttcatttttatatgtgCATAATCTATATATGAGTCGTAAAActattaataaattaattcACCTATATTTAATGTCTACAAACGAAAAGGGTTTATGCAATAAAATCGATcaaat ATATAAAACAGAAGAACCTAGCgattattcatatttaacAAGAAATATTTCATGA
- a CDS encoding dihydropteroate synthetase, whose translation MENIQELIHSDENKTNIAVLNLGTNDRKNSVLILETALHLIEKYLGKIINTSYLYETVPEYVVLDKKESCEKINKDCHIYDVNYINELIENLEESKYEENKELIDKCMEYETFLKNGKVHNSILKEVNVENYLLECNNMIVKNDEIMKNNLNQYKDKYYTSYFYNLTVVVKSFVNDPLSMLVIIKYIEELMKRENVKEKEKFENRIIDIDILFFNDFTIFMKNLKLEKNMIYKILSKYIHLERHIKNENDNMSKVNMDEDINSNTNNNEDNNNNNYVDQMNNNYVNNKNHINSFRDPLEIINNMVDKIEFLSIPHMYTTHRYSILLCLNDMIPEFKHNVLNDTIRCLYNNYVDKMKEEYNINIKENNKRIYVLKDRISYLKEKTHIVGILNVNYDSFSDGGIFVEPKRAVQRMFEMINEGASVIDIGGESSAPFVVPNPKISERDLVIPVLQLFQKEWNNIEDNIDKCDAKPIISIDTINYNIFKECVDNNLVDILNDISACTNNPEIIKLLKKKNKFYSVVLMHKRGNPHTMDKLTDYDNLVYDIKNYLEQRLNFLVLNGIPRYRILFDIGLGFAKKHEQSIKLLQDIHVYDDYPLFIGYSRKRFIAHCMSDQNALINTQQKSNDEQNGNKNILDKSNNWMFKMNYMRKDKDQLLYQKNICGGLAIASYSYYKKVDLIRVHDVLETKSVLDVLTKIHQV comes from the exons atggaaaatataCAAGAACTAATACATTctgatgaaaataaaactAATATTGCAGTATTAAACTTAGGAACAAATGATAGAAAAAACTCCGTGTTGATTCTAGAAACTGCTCTGCACCttattgaaaaatatttag gaaaaattattaatacGTCCTACTTGTATGAAACCGTTCCAGAATACGTTGTGTTAGATAAAAAGGAAAGTTgtgaaaaaataaacaaggactgtcatatatatgatgttaattatataaacgAATTGATAGAAAATTTGGAAGAATCTAAATATGAAGAGAATAAAGAACTAATTGATAAATGTATGGAATATGAAACATTTTTGAAAAATGGAAAAGTTCATAATAGTATTCTAAAGGAAGTAAATGtagaaaattatttattagaatgtaataatatgatagtaaaaaatgatgaaataatgaaaaataatttaaaccaatataaagataaatattatactagctatttttataatttaacAGTTGTAGTTAAAAGTTTTGTAAATGATCCTCTTAGTATGTTGgtaattataaaatatattgaagaattaatgaaaagagaaaatgtaaaagaaaaagaaaaatttgAAAATCGTATAATAGATATAGATATTCTATTTTTTAATGATTTTACaatatttatgaaaaacttaaaattagaaaaaaatatgatttataaaatactttcgaaatatatacatttagaaagacatataaaaaatgaaaatgataatatgtCTAAGGTAAATATGGatgaagatataaattCTAATACTAACaataatgaagataataataataataattatgttGACCAGATGAACAATaattatgtaaataataaaaatcatataaattctTTTAGAGATCCActagaaataataaacaatatGGTAGATAAGATTGAATTTTTATCCATTCCTCATATGTATACAACACACAGATATAGCATACTTTTATGCTTAAACGATATGATACCAGAATTTAAGCATAATGTTTTAAATGATACGATCAGatgtttatataacaaCTATGTGGATAAGATGaaagaagaatataatataaatattaaagaaaataataaaagaatatatgtattaaaagATAGAATATcttatttaaaagaaaaaactCATATTGTTGGAATATTAAATGTTAATTATGATTCTTTTTCAGATGGAGGAATATTTGTTGAACCTAAACGTGCTGTTCAAAGAATGTTTGAAATGATAAATGAAGGTGCTAGTGTTATTGATATAGGGGGAGAATCATCTGCTCCTTTTGTTGTACCTAATCCTAAAATTAGTGAAAGAGATTTAGTAATACCTGTATTACAATTATTTCAAAAAGAATGGAACAATATAGAAgataatattgataaatGTGATGCGAAACCAATTATAAGTATTGATACAATTAactataatatatttaaagaatgtgttgataataatttagttgatatattaaatgatattaGTGCTTGTACTAATAATCcagaaattataaaattattaaaaaaaaaaaacaaattcTATAGTGTAGTTCTAATGCATAAAAGAGGAAATCCACATACAATGGATAAATTAACAGATTATGATAATCTAGtttatgatataaaaaattactTAGAACAAAGATTAAATTTCCTTGTATTGAATGGAATACCTCGTTATAGGATACTTTTTGATATTGGTTTAGGATTTGCGAAGAAACATGAACAATCTATTAAACTCTTACAAGATATACATGTATATGATGATTATCCACTTTTTATTGGATATTCAAGAAAAAGATTTATTGCTCATTGCATGAGTGATCAAAATGCTTTAATAAATACACAACAAAAATCAAATGATGAACAAAatggaaataaaaatattctgGACAAATCAAATAATTGGATGTTTAAGATGAATTACATGAGGAAAGACAAGGATCAACttttatatcaaaaaaatatatgtg GTGGATTAGCAATTGCTTCCTACAGCTATTATAAAAAGGTAGATCTAATAAGAGTTCATGATGTTTTAGAAACAAAATCGGTTTTAGATGTTTTAACAAAAATACACCAAGTTTAA
- a CDS encoding hypothetical protein (conserved Plasmodium protein, unknown function~transcript variant 1; alternatively spliced): MSETSACPLNDFFDIDEENNLDEIKKEEKDVFSGNFLSYIYNQFEFCCINFFDELKKKDKRKNITLKKNYSDGYSKDENGKYFYNVFDKILKKDVDTNKEVSLRSIYFNPHADWCECAYEFNIELNQQEAEFCIFNFFLKMYRYEERNKDLLLTILLECLYSKKDMKKAFHIQKENLKFLKEIKNIETSNFKESLNELINIIENTNFIQFNKNEKKDMQKYYFKLYIMIKIKYPYGIYIFNCDDVYDIVVIDCNTFMQNKPKIMSFLSLRKFISFLNNIYSININEENIHDSFPIIVYESKECYHLSHSHLPLNLSVCKPKEKKKNSVGNENENINKD; encoded by the exons ATGTCAGAAACTTCAGCTTGTCCACTTAATgatttttttgatatagatgaagaaaataatttagatgaaataaaaaaagaagaaaaagacGTTTTTAGTGGAAACTTTttatcttatatatataatcaatTTGAATTTTGTtgtataaatttttttgacgaattaaaaaaaaaagataaaagaaaaaatataacattaaaaaaaaattattcagATGGTTATAGTAAAGATGAAAATggtaaatatttttataatgtCTTCGATAAAATTCTTAAAAAAGATGTAGATACAAATAAGGAGGTTTCCCTTCGCTCAATCTATTTTAACCCACAC GCAGACTGGTGTGAATGCGCATACGAATTTAACATAGAACTAAACCAACAAGAAGCCGAATTTTGTATTTTCAATTTCTTCTTAAAAATGTACAGATATGAAGAAAGAAATAAAGACTTACTACTTACCATACTTTTGGAATGTTTATATTCGAAGAAAGACATGAAAAAGGCATTTCATatacaaaaagaaaatttaaaatttttaaaagaaataaaaaatatagagACAAGCAATTTTAAAGAATCtttaaatgaattaataaatattattgagaatacaaattttatacaatttaataagaatgaaaaaaaagatatgcaaaaatattatttcaaattatatatcatgataaaaattaaatatcCATAcggtatatatatatttaattgtGATGATGTATATGATATAGTTGTAATTGATTGTAATACCTTTATGCAAAATAAACCAAAAATAATGAGTTTTCTTTCTCTTCgaaaatttatttcatttcttaacaatatatattctattaatataaatgagGAAAATATACATGATTCATTTCCTATTATTGTCTATGAATCTAAAGAATGTTATCATTTATCACATAGTCATTTACCTCTTAATTTGTCAGTATGTAAACCgaaggaaaaaaaaaagaattcCGTAGgaaatgaaaatgaaaatataaataaggACTGA
- a CDS encoding hypothetical protein (conserved Plasmodium protein, unknown function~transcript variant 2; alternatively spliced) — MSETSACPLNDFFDIDEENNLDEIKKEEKDVFSGNFLSYIYNQFEFCCINFFDELKKKDKRKNITLKKNYSDGYSKDENGKYFYNVFDKILKKDVDTNKEVSLRSIYFNPHTGVNAHTNLT, encoded by the exons ATGTCAGAAACTTCAGCTTGTCCACTTAATgatttttttgatatagatgaagaaaataatttagatgaaataaaaaaagaagaaaaagacGTTTTTAGTGGAAACTTTttatcttatatatataatcaatTTGAATTTTGTtgtataaatttttttgacgaattaaaaaaaaaagataaaagaaaaaatataacattaaaaaaaaattattcagATGGTTATAGTAAAGATGAAAATggtaaatatttttataatgtCTTCGATAAAATTCTTAAAAAAGATGTAGATACAAATAAGGAGGTTTCCCTTCGCTCAATCTATTTTAACCCACAC ACTGGTGTGAATGCGCATACGAATTTAACATAG
- a CDS encoding putative cullin-1, whose product MDIVNVTFESGWKIIREEAIEKIEKYLENEHIEKNKNLFSATEYTRLYTVVYNMCAKKNPFCYSKEVYRKYGESLSMYTIDKIKPLLKNSDEYNKTKILIDAWFKYSFYTKWMNKFLRYLDRYYVEYNSSLCLSAYTKNIFKITLFNELREDIKNIIYEIYNNLRLQEEIDQKELFCNIVELYKELDKESNEKMYEHDIEKKIVENVNNFYKKKAEEWINDYPFDDYIISIENAIEKEYEKNKSLNLNDDTCEKVTNIIVKILIYEKLNTLLDNKNNIFHLLKNNNLSSLRRTYILFSYFPEALTGLKKIIGEYIKMEGNELKDKYVQLSRKMHMTKNVNNIQNIDDNSMEDNDNYIEDLNNEDNNNNIIKTQQKDDIILCDYIEQLIKLHSHYDNIFKLSFFNISNKNIDPNFNECLKDYFESFVEHEDEYFSTVKLLVIYADNILKRDLNNENNVHEKQQILMNNEEKNDEETKFLMKKMSEIVEIFNYTSNKETFFEYYRVYLANRLINNIYISLNIEKKFIEQLYYLCGSQYTSKLGGMIQDLINNTNMNNKFYDHMKNVFNNNQIVNNNNNNKYKHHFSNYDNVKDFFSVKILNKGYWPTLEKIHIQLNEPFNKYIQVFEEYYKSENKNRKLEWIYELSEVILHYEFNNTLYNLYCNFVNAQILLLFNKYKYINYDIVKNELQIDLKSFTDHMYTSFYHFKLITSDDQILDWSKSNLYINKNFSYPNKNVYIKKTTALLSKEHEKTKEDRTMAIEAAIVRVMKMHKKLFYDQIFDYVKKSLSIFSPTNQVIEKKIDLLVEREYIQKEENSQIYVYIP is encoded by the exons ATGGACATTGTAAATGTAACCTTTGAAAGTGGatggaaaataataagGGAAGAGGCTATTGAGAAAATAGAGAAGTATTTAGAGAATGAGCATATTgagaaaaacaaaaatttatttaGTGCTACAGAATATACAAGACTGTATACAGtagtatataatatgtgtGCTAAGAAAAATCCGTTTTGTTATTCTAAAGAAGtttatagaaaatatgGAGAGAGTTTATCAATGTATACtatagataaaataaaaccattattaaaaaatagtgatgaatataataaaactAAAATATTGATTGATGCTTGgtttaaatattctttttatacaaaatggatgaataaatttttaagaTACTTAGATCGTTATTATGTAGAATATAATAGTTCGTTATGTCTGAGTGcttatacaaaaaatattttcaaaataacattatttaatgaattaagagaagatataaaaaatattatttatgaaatttataataatttaagaTTACAAGAAGAAATTGATCAGaaagaattattttgtaatattgtagaattatataaagaattaGATAAAGAAAGTAATGAAAAAATGTATGAACATGATatagaaaagaaaattgttgaaaatgtaaataatttttataaaaaaaaagcagAAGAATGGATAAATGATTATCCATTTGatgattatattatatctattGAAAATGCTATTGAAaaagaatatgaaaaaaataaatccttaaatttaaatgatgataCATGTGAAAAAGTTactaatattattgttaaaatattaatatatgaaaaattaaatacactcttagataataaaaataatatatttcatttattaaaaaataataatctaAGTTCATTAAGaagaacatatatattattttcttattttcCAGAAGCTCTTACAggattaaaaaaaattataggagaatatatcaaaatggagggaaatgaattaaaagaCAAATATGTGCAGCTATCGAGAAAAATGCACATGAcaaaaaatgtaaataatatacaaaatattgACGATAATAGTATGGAGGATAATGACAACTATATAGAAGACCTCAACAACGAAGacaataataacaatattattaagaCTCAACAGAAGgatgatattatattatgtgaTTATATTGAACAACTAATTAAATTACATAGCcattatgataatattttcaaactatccttttttaatatatccaataaaaatatagacCCAAATTTTAACGAATGCTTAAAAGATTATTTTGAAAGTTTTGTCGAACATGAAGATGAATATTTTAGTACTGTTAAATTGTTAGTAATATATGctgataatatattaaaacGAGATCttaataatgaaaataatgtaCATGAAAAACAACAAATACTTATgaataatgaagaaaaaaatgatgaagaaacaaaattcttaatgaaaaaaatgtcAGAAATTGTAGAAATATTCAATTATACTAGTAATAAAGAAAcattttttgaatattataGAGTATATTTGGCTAATAgattaattaataatatttatatttcattaaatattgaaaagaaatttattgaacagttatattatttatgtgGTTCACAATATACATCCAAATTAGGAGGTATGATACAAGATctaataaataatacaaatatgaataataaattttatgaTCATATGAAAAATGTATTCAATAACAACCAAattgtaaataataataataataataaatataaacatcatttttctaattatgataatgttaaagattttttttccgtcaaaatattaaataaaggTTACTGGCCTACATTAGAAAAAATACACATACAATTAAATGAAccatttaataaatatattcaagtatttgaagaatattataaatcagaaaataaaaatagaaaacTCGAATGGATATATGAATTAAGTGAAGTTATTCTACATTatgaatttaataatacactttataatttatattgtaATTTTGTTAATGCtcaaatattattattattcaataaatataaatatattaattatgatattgttaaaaatgaattacAAATAGATCTTAAATCATTTACTGATCATATGTATACATCCttttatcattttaaaCTGATTACATCAGATGATCAAATTCTTGATTGGAGTAAATCTaatctttatataaacaaGAATTTCTCCTACCCAAACAAAAATGTctacataaaaaaaactaCCGCATTATTATCAAAGGAACATGAAAAGACAAAAGAAGACCGAACTATGGCAATTGAAGCTGCTATTGTAAGGGTAATGAAAATGCACAAGAAACTTTTCTATGACCAAATATTTGATTATGTCAAAAAATCCCTATCAATCTTTTCTCCAACAAACCAA gttattgaaaaaaaaatcgATCTACTGGTTGAGAGGGAATATATTCAAAAGGAAGAGAATAGCCAAATTTATGTCTACATACcatga
- a CDS encoding putative mitochondrial carrier protein has product MDIKNEGNNIVKNLMSYFNIGQKNDENKFPNYNIEENDDTKIVKTRTLNFIISSAVVLCALHPLDTIRTRKQIYRVYKNSYPYYYNNKYSLLYILKKEKFESIYRGLLASLITTGVSQGTFRFIYDTLNYYIIQNFNNNNNKIRNEINNIGNEKYIIYNNINQNNNSNKNDNNINMNYYILTSSISSIISVLFLHPIWLIKTKIECTINLNYKFINYKSRILSKHYKSFCPRNKIFNYKMIYNIISLFIINPKNKIYGNYKKVRYINNNLMKIYKNNFIYNKHIKSFYKYNHLSYIKGNKIYLNKTLQKKMIHNYLLYKYYALSNFERKHLTKKYLSTLRKKFLKKHILYSKRPLSGNEILHIFKREENKNNVSAVYKYKNYFHFVYSIYKKERLFSFYKGFLASLLLTPHVALQFYTYEYLTHFFSSQYINNILQNKNIHFSSDVLNKFLPFLYGALSKYIAIIFTYPLYTIKMRQQVQMKNYGFYKVLLNIFKCEGIRSYYTGINMHLLRNCLQNGILFFIFEYLNNAKI; this is encoded by the coding sequence atggacataaaaaatgaaggtaataatattgtaaaGAATTTAATGAGTTATTTTAACATAGGtcaaaaaaatgatgaGAACAAATTTCcaaattataatattgaagaaaatgatgataCAAAAATTGTAAAGACAAGAACgttaaattttataatatcttcTGCTGTTGTTTTATGTGCATTACATCCACTGGATACAATAAGGACACGTAAACAAATATATCGagtttataaaaattcatatccatattattataataacaaatatagtttattatatatactgaaaaaagaaaaatttgAAAGCATATATCGTGGATTGTTAGCTAGTTTAATTACTACAGGAGTATCTCAAGGTACCTTTCGATTTATTTATGACACcttaaattattatataattcaaaattttaataataataacaataaaataaggaatgaaataaataatataggaaacgaaaaatatattatatacaataatattaatcaaaataataatagtaataaaaatgataataatataaatatgaattattatatccTAACCAGTAGTATAAGTTCAATTATAAGTgttctttttcttcatcCCATATGGCTTATTAAGACCAAGATAGAATGCAcaataaatttaaattataaatttataaattataaaagtAGAATATTAAGCAAACACTATAAAAGCTTTTGTCcaagaaataaaatatttaattataaaatgatatataatataatatcactatttattataaatccaaaaaataaaatatatggtaactataaaaaagtaagatatattaataataatttgatgaagatatataaaaataattttatatataacaaacatattaaatcattttataaatacaatCATCTTTCTTACataaaaggaaataaaatatatttaaataaaacgttacaaaaaaaaatgatacataattatttattatataaatattatgcATTGTCTAATTTTGAACGAAAACATTTAAcaaagaaatatttatcaaCACTTCgaaaaaaatttcttaagaaacatatattatattcaaaaaGACCTTTATCAGGAAATgaaatattacatatattcaaaagagaagaaaataaaaataatgtaagtgctgtttataaatataaaaattattttcattttgtttatagtatatataaaaaggagaggctattttctttttataaagGATTTTTAGCATCCTTATTATTAACACCACATGTAGCTTTACaattttatacatatgaatatttaacacatttttttagttcacaatatataaataatatcttacaaaataaaaatatacatttttcATCAGATGTCTTAAATAAATTCTTACCTTTTCTATATGGAGCCTTATCCAAATATATTGcaattatttttacatatcCATTATATACCATTAAAATGAGACAACAGGttcaaatgaaaaattatgGATTTTATAAAGTGCTacttaatatatttaaatgtgAAGGTATCAGATCATATTACACTGGTATTAATATGCACTTATTAAGAAACTGTTTACAAAATGGTATActcttttttatttttgaatatttGAATAATGCAAAAATTTGA